AGACCGACCATGTATCGATCGAATAACGCAACACGTCCCGACGCTTCGAGAAAAGCAGTGAATTCCTCGCTCGTCCTGACCGCTCCGTCACGTTCTACGAGTCTGCCGAGGCACTCCGAATAGAGCACCTCGCCCGTATCGTCGACCGCATTGACCTGCTGCAGGGAAAAGCCTATCCGCCCCTCCCGCATCGCTTGGGTCACGGCGCCGGCGACACGGTCGAATCTTCTCAGATGTTCCATCCGGCGACGCGCCTCGTTCGGTCAGTTTTCGAGCGCGATGTCCTCATCAGGCGTCGTATCGAGGAGGTGCTCACGAATATCGTCTATCTTCCCGACGGGGGTTCCGACGCCGAGCGTTTCCTTGACGTCTTCCAGTGTTGCGTCCGTCACTTCGCCGCCATTCGTGAAGCTTGCAATCGCCTCGCGCAGCGCTTCATCGCTGAGAGCGGGATCGGTCGGGATGACGTCCGAGCCGAATTCGGCCTCGAACTCGGCATAGGCGATCGCATAGGCGGAGATTGCCGCCATCCGCGGGTCGTTCGAGTTCAGATAGGCGTGATAGTTCCGGCCGAGCGAGCTCAGCTTTGCCGCTTCGGCCTGCGAATTTTTAGGCTTCGGCGTCGGGACAGCCGTTTTCGTGGCCCTGGCCTTGACTACCTTGCCGGACTTGCCGGTGGCCGCACGTTCGGACTTCCTGCCGTGCTTGAACAGGTCCTGGAGGAAACGAGGCGTGCCCGCACGTTCGCCGCCCGATCTGCCCGAATCGGATCGAGCCTTCGCATGGCTTCCGCTATTGCCGTGGTTTCCGCTCTTGCCGTGGCCGCCGCCATTGCCGCCGCCGCTGCCGCCGCCGCTGCCCCCACCGTTGCCCCCACCGTTGCCATTGCCGCCCTTGGCGAAGGCGATGTCCGATATGCCGGGCGCAATGCCCGCCAGGGGCGCACCTGCAAGCGCAAGCGCAATAAGACCTCGTCCGACGAATTTGGAAACAGGCATGGGGGCCTCCTATCGAATGTCGCGGCCGTTGTTGCTCCGGCCGATTTTCTGCTTCAATTGATAAAGCGATAGCGTGCAACTGGCGCGGGTTCCACCGTCGCCGGACCAATGCGCCGGTTGATAGGACTTAGGTCCGTGGGCACGGTCGTCAAAAGTCCCAAGATGCGCTATGACCAAGGGGTAAGGGATGGCGCGCGTTGACCGGCCGGCCGGAGATGCTAATTTGTCGGTTGCAAAGAACGCAGCAGTGCCGGCGACGAATTGAGCGGGCCATCGTGAGATTTCTCGTGCACGTCGACGACCTCATCAGACGGTGGAACTCTCAGCCGCTGGCAAAGCAGTTCCTGATTATCGGTGGCTCGGTAGCCGCTGCGGCGATGCTTGTCGTCGGTGCCTTCGTGACGAGCCTCATAGAGGAAGCCGTGACGCGCAACTCCGCGGCAACCACGGCGCTCTATGTCGACAGCGTGATTGCGCCGCTCCTGCCCGACATGCAAACGACGCAGGTGCTCGACGACTCGGTGGCACGGGCGCTCGACGAAACGCTTGGGCAGGGCGCTTTGGGCGATCGGCTCGCGTCGTTCCGACTTTGGCGGGCGGACGGGACCGTTCTCTATTCGAGCGAAAAGGCCATGGTTGGTCAGAAGTACGAGCTGGGTCCGGAGCTGACGGCAGCATTCGACGGCGGCATGGTCGCTCGCTTCATGCCTCTCGACGAGGCCGACGGCGAGACGGAGCGCCTTTCGAACAGTCCTCTCCTGGAGATCTACAATCCCCTTCTCCAACCCTGGTCCGGTGAGGTGGTCGCCGTCTCGGAATTCCACGAGATTGCCGATGAATTCGAGCAGAGCCTCAATCGGGCGCGGCTTCACACGTGGATCGCCGTTGCCGGCTTCACGCTCGCCTTCTTCATCGCGCTTTCGGCCATCGTCTTGCGCGGCAGCAGAACGATCGAGAAACAGCGCCATGCGCTTGGGCAGCGCGTCGATGAGCTTTCGGCGCTGCTTGCGCAGAACGAGGCACTGCGTGCGCGCCTGCGCCAGGCATCCCAGCGTGCGACCGCGCTGAACGAAACCCTGTTGCGGCGGATCGGCGCCGACCTCCATGACGGACCGGCGCAGCTCGTGGCTTATGCTTCGCTTCGGCTGGACAGCAACAAGCTTGTCAGCCCCTCGACGCCCGCCGAACTGCGCGAGCGTGAGATCGCCGCCATCAAGGGCAGCCTCGACGAGGCGATGAACGAGATCAGGACGCTGTGCAACGGGCTGGTGCTGCCGCAGATAGAGACTGCCAGCCTGAGGGAGATTCTGGAGCGTTGCGTTCGCGCCCATGAACAACGAACGGGAACGACCGTGGACTTGTCGATGAGCGACCCGCCCGAGCGCCTTTCCGCATCGGCGAAGATATGCATATACCGTTTCGTGCAGGAAGCACTTAACAACGCCTTTCGTCACGGCGGCGGCATCGCTCAGCGCGTGACGCAGAACACGAACGGTGACAAGATTACCGTCGAGGTTGCCGATGGCGGTCCGGGCTTCGACCCAAGCGAAGTACGGCCGACGAGCCTCGGCCTCGCGGGTCTTAAAGGCCGCGTCGAGAGCCTCGGCGGAACGTTCGAGAT
The sequence above is drawn from the Sinorhizobium meliloti genome and encodes:
- a CDS encoding sensor histidine kinase encodes the protein MRFLVHVDDLIRRWNSQPLAKQFLIIGGSVAAAAMLVVGAFVTSLIEEAVTRNSAATTALYVDSVIAPLLPDMQTTQVLDDSVARALDETLGQGALGDRLASFRLWRADGTVLYSSEKAMVGQKYELGPELTAAFDGGMVARFMPLDEADGETERLSNSPLLEIYNPLLQPWSGEVVAVSEFHEIADEFEQSLNRARLHTWIAVAGFTLAFFIALSAIVLRGSRTIEKQRHALGQRVDELSALLAQNEALRARLRQASQRATALNETLLRRIGADLHDGPAQLVAYASLRLDSNKLVSPSTPAELREREIAAIKGSLDEAMNEIRTLCNGLVLPQIETASLREILERCVRAHEQRTGTTVDLSMSDPPERLSASAKICIYRFVQEALNNAFRHGGGIAQRVTQNTNGDKITVEVADGGPGFDPSEVRPTSLGLAGLKGRVESLGGTFEINPNAPGTIVRMSLGLEEMEQA